One Solanum pennellii chromosome 10, SPENNV200 genomic region harbors:
- the LOC114074257 gene encoding probable serine/threonine-protein kinase clkA, translating to MTIVVTTTTTTAAVTTENIASTTTYSNNNKNNSNNNNRNNSRNNNNNNITSNNNNNSSKNNNNNNINNNNNNSNSNKNNNNNSSNNNNNISNNNNKNNTRNNINNNNNNNSSINNNNNSNNNNNNSNINSNINNNNNSSNNKSNNSNNNNNNNNNNSSNNNNNNNNINNNNNNKNNNTNSNNNIKNNKNNNNNSNNNNNNNSNNNKKNQSNNKNNNNNYINNNNNSNNNNNNKNNNNNRNNNNSNHNNNNNNNNNNNNNNINNNNNSNNNNNNNKSSNNNNNNNNNNSNNNNNNSNNNNNINNNNNNNSNNNNNNNNNNNNNKSSNNNNNNNNNNSNNNNCNSNNNNNNNNNKNNNSSNNS from the exons ATGACAATCgtagtaacaacaacaacaacaacagcagcagtaACAACAGAAAATATAGCATCTACAACAACa tacagtaataacaataagaacaatagcaacaacaacaacagaaaTAACagtagaaacaacaacaacaacaacattacaagcaacaacaacaacaatagcagcaagaacaacaacaacaacaacattaacaacaacaacaacaatagcaacagcaacaaaaacaataataacaatagtagcaacaacaacaacaacatcagcaacaacaacaataaaaacaacaccagaaacaacatcaacaacaacaacaacaacaatagcagcatcaacaacaataataacagcaacaacaacaacaacaatagcaacatcaatagcaacatcaacaacaataataacagcagcaacaacaaaagcaacaacagcaacaacaacaacaacaacaacaacaacaacagtagcaacaacaacaat aacaacaacaacatcaacaacaacaacaacaacaaaaacaacaacacaaatagcaacaacaacatcaaaaacaacaaaaacaacaataataatagcaacaataacaacaataacaatagtaataacaataaaaaaaaccaaagcaacaacaaaaacaacaacaacaattatatcaacaacaataacaatagcaacaacaacaacaataacaaaaac aacaacaacaacagaaacaacaacaacagcaaccacaacaacaacaacaacaacaataataacaacaacaacaacaacataaataacaacaacaacagcaacaacaacaacaataacaacaagagcagcaacaacaacaacaacaacaacaacaacaacagcaacaacaacaacaataatagcaacaacaacaacaacataaataacaacaacaacaacaacagcaacaacaacaataacaacaacaacaacaacaataacaacaagagcagcaacaacaacaacaacaac aataacaacaacagcaacaacaacaactgcaacagcaataacaacaataacaacaacaacaacaaaaataacaacagtagtaacaacagc